A single region of the Thunnus maccoyii chromosome 10, fThuMac1.1, whole genome shotgun sequence genome encodes:
- the apom gene encoding apolipoprotein M, protein MLNATLPYLLHLFSLYQSIVPCSVPEQLPANTVDSQQYLGEWYFIAAVSHREADIREYRAMDNVLFTVEETAKNTLLMTGHIRIGENCINQTWIYHIRPERDDLEVEGRPQRRTLLWSGKWVNCSDCIIVQEVEPPVDSTGTEDSLNRHMLYARQSDVDSEMVTAFLKNSACHNMSASVKLPQEKGCCRCHGHLG, encoded by the exons ATGTTGAACGCAACGTTGCCATATCTTCTCCATTTATTTAGTTTGTATCAGTCGATCGTTCCTTGTTCAGTTCCTGAGCAGTTACCTGCCAACACTGTCGACAGTCAGCAG TATCTGGGGGAATGGTACTTTATAGCAGCAGTCAGTCACAGAGAGGCTGACATCCGGGAGTATAGAGCAATGGACAACGTTTTGTTCACCGTGGAGGAGACGGCCAAAAACACGCTGCTGATGACCGGACATATCCGCAt agGGGAAAACTGCATAAATCAGACCTGGATCTATCATATACGCCCTGAGAGAGATGATTTAGAAGTGGAAG GGAGGCCACAGCGGAGGACCCTGCTCTGGAGCGGCAAGTGGGTCAACTGCAGCGACTGCATCATTGTCCAGGAAGTGGAGCCCCCTGTAGACAGTACAGGCACGGAGGACTCCCTCAACAGACACATGCTGTATG CTCGGCAGAGTGACGTGGACTCCGAGATGGTGACAGCATTTCTGAAAAACTCAGCCTGTCATAACATGTCGGCGAGTGTCAAACTACCTCAAGAGAAAG GATGTTGCCGTTGCCATGGACACCTTGGATGA
- the glrx3 gene encoding glutaredoxin 3, which produces MSHYPFSLSSLCSCFLSLNNMQMTSLFLPEATRLPGCDDTVCCDQVCRKLHQKNNMANLVEATTQQQFEAFLAKAGKCLTVVHFQAAWAPQCGQMNEVMAELAKEHAHTTFVKLEAEAVPEVSEKYEVASVPTFIFFKGGENVDRLDGAHAPELTKKVQRLAVTGSPGEAAESKTAELNQRLKKLINAAPCMLFMKGSPQEPRCGFSRQIVALLKEHSIQFSSFDILSDEDVRQGLKAYSNWPTYPQLYANGELVGGLDIVKELAESGELENTCPKAVTLEHRLKTIINQSPVMLFMKGNKEAAKCGFSRQIVEIMNNSGVDYDTFDILQDEEVRQGLKVYSSWPTYPQLYVKGEMIGGLDIVKELLESGDLVSVLKGES; this is translated from the coding sequence ATGTCACACTATCCTTTCAGCTTATCCAGTTTATGCAGCTGTTTCTTATCTTTAAATAACATGCAAATGACTTCCTTATTCTTGCCAGAAGCTACCAGGCTCCCCGGATGTGACGACACGGTGTGTTGCGACCAAGTCTGCCGCAAATTACATCAGAAGAACAACATGGCGAATCTCGTTGAGGCGACAACCCAACAACAGTTTGAAGCTTTCTTAGCCAAAGCTGGAAAATGCCTGACCGTGGTGCATTTCCAGGCGGCTTGGGCTCCTCAGTGCGGCCAAATGAACGAAGTGATGGCCGAGCTGGCGAAGGAACACGCGCACACGACGTTTGTGAAGCTCGAGGCGGAAGCGGTGCCGGAGGTGTCGGAGAAGTATGAAGTTGCTTCTGTAcccactttcattttctttaaaggaGGGGAAAATGTGGACCGCCTGGACGGGGCCCATGCTCCGGAGCTGACCAAGAAGGTGCAGCGCCTGGCAGTGACCGGGAGTCCCGGTGAAGCAGCGGAAAGTAAGACCGCAGAGCTGAACCAGAGGCTGAAGAAGCTAATAAACGCGGCGCCCTGCATGCTCTTCATGAAGGGGTCCCCGCAGGAGCCCCGCTGCGGCTTCAGCAGGCAGATAGTGGCCCTGCTGAAGGAGCACAGCATCCAGTTCAGCAGTTTTGACATCCTGTCCGACGAGGATGTCCGACAGGGGCTGAAGGCCTACTCCAACTGGCCCACCTACCCTCAGCTATACGCGAACGGAGAGCTGGTGGGAGGACTGGACATTGTGAAGGAGCTGGCTGAGTCTGGAGAGCTGGAGAACACCTGCCCGAAGGCTGTCACCCTAGAGCACCGCTTGAAGACCATCATCAACCAGAGCCCGGTCATGCTGTTCATGAAGGGCAACAAAGAGGCTGCAAAATGCGGCTTTAGCAGGCAGATAGTTGAGATTATGAACAACAGCGGGGTGGATTATGACACATTTGATATTCTTCAGGATGAAGAGGTGCGTCAGGGTCTCAAGGTCTATTCTAGCTGGCCAACCTACCCCCAGCTATACGTGAAAGGAGAGATGATCGGAGGTTTGGACATAGTCAAGGAGCTGCTGGAAAGTGGAGACCTGGTGTCAGTGCTGAAGGGGGAGTCGTAG